From one Aquicella lusitana genomic stretch:
- the uvrA gene encoding excinuclease ABC subunit UvrA, with product MKQIRIRGARTHNLKNLNVDLPRDKLIVVTGLSGSGKSSLAFDTLYAEGQRRYVESLSSYARQFLSMMEKPDVDHVEGLSPAISIEQKSTSHNPRSTVGTITEIHDYLRLLFAKVGQPRCPQHGNVLEAQTISQMVDTVLAMPEGTKIMILAPVVRERKGEHVDLLQALRGQGFVRARIDGEMIELDQPPKLDLRKKHTIEVVIDRIKVHEDMRVRLAESFETALRLAEGIAAVGLMDSPARAPKVFSAKFACPDCGYSLTELSPRLFSFNSPVGACAECDGLGIKEVFDPELVVNPQLSLADGAIRGWDRRNTYYYQLLSALAKHYKFDLEIPFARLPKKIQNVLLYGGGEPVRFQYKDEDGYTFSKNSPFEGVMPNLERRYHNTESELVREELRRYIATGQCETCEGTRLNKSARHVFVGNKSLPDIASWAVDKTKAFFEALHLPGYRGEIAVKIIKELTSRLSFLVDVGLDYISLDRSAETLSGGEAQRIRLASQIGSGLVGVMYILDEPSIGLHQRDNERLLRTLHHLRDLGNTVIVVEHDEDAILSADHILDLGPGAGVHGGHIVAQGEPKDIMRNPQSLTGQYLSGKRAIQVPAERTAMNPDKQIIIRGASGNNLKGIDVAIPIGLMTCITGVSGSGKSTLINDTLAPVALRALNEAGSLEPAEHDEIEGLEYLDKVVVIDQSPIGRTPRSNPATYTGLFTAIRDLFAGTQEARSRGYHPGRFSFNVKGGRCEACQGEGLIKVEMHFLADVYVTCDVCQGKRYNRETLEILYKGKNIHQVLEMTVEEARSFFDAIPMIARKLQTLLDVGLSYIALGQSATTLSGGEAQRIKLAKELSRRDTGRTLYILDEPTTGLHFYDIEQLLHVLHRLRQHGNTIVVIEHNLDVIKTADWIIDLGPEGGDKGGQVVATGTPEAVAKHPNSYTGMFLRKLLGSKKKK from the coding sequence ATGAAGCAAATACGCATACGCGGTGCCCGCACCCATAATCTCAAGAACCTGAATGTAGACTTGCCACGCGACAAGCTGATTGTCGTTACGGGATTGTCTGGTTCGGGCAAATCTTCGCTTGCATTTGACACCCTCTATGCGGAAGGCCAGCGCCGCTATGTGGAATCACTTTCTTCCTATGCGCGCCAATTTTTGTCCATGATGGAAAAACCGGATGTGGATCATGTAGAAGGGCTTTCGCCTGCGATTTCCATCGAACAGAAATCAACATCCCATAATCCACGCTCAACGGTCGGTACGATTACTGAAATTCATGACTATCTGCGTCTGTTATTTGCAAAAGTCGGCCAGCCCCGCTGTCCGCAGCATGGCAATGTGCTGGAAGCGCAAACCATCAGCCAGATGGTGGATACTGTGCTTGCTATGCCGGAAGGGACGAAAATCATGATTCTTGCGCCAGTTGTGCGGGAACGTAAGGGTGAGCATGTGGATTTGCTGCAGGCACTGCGTGGGCAAGGTTTCGTGCGGGCGCGTATCGATGGGGAAATGATTGAACTGGACCAGCCGCCCAAACTGGATTTACGTAAAAAGCATACGATCGAAGTGGTCATTGACCGTATCAAAGTGCATGAAGATATGCGGGTGCGACTGGCGGAATCGTTTGAAACAGCCCTGCGTCTTGCCGAAGGCATTGCTGCCGTTGGTCTGATGGATTCACCCGCGCGCGCACCCAAAGTTTTTTCAGCGAAATTTGCCTGTCCAGATTGCGGATACAGCCTGACTGAATTGTCACCGCGTTTATTTTCTTTTAACAGCCCAGTGGGTGCATGCGCGGAATGCGATGGCTTGGGAATTAAAGAAGTATTTGATCCTGAATTAGTGGTCAATCCGCAATTAAGTCTCGCGGATGGCGCCATCCGCGGCTGGGATCGCCGTAATACTTATTATTATCAGCTGCTGTCAGCGCTTGCCAAGCATTACAAATTTGATTTGGAAATTCCTTTCGCGCGCTTGCCTAAAAAAATCCAGAATGTTTTATTGTATGGCGGCGGTGAGCCAGTGCGTTTCCAGTATAAAGATGAGGATGGGTATACCTTTTCTAAAAATTCGCCGTTTGAAGGCGTGATGCCTAATCTGGAGCGTCGCTATCATAATACTGAATCCGAATTGGTGCGCGAAGAGTTGCGCCGGTACATTGCGACGGGGCAATGTGAAACGTGTGAAGGTACGCGTTTGAATAAGTCGGCGCGACATGTTTTTGTAGGCAATAAAAGTCTGCCCGACATTGCTTCCTGGGCGGTGGATAAGACAAAAGCTTTTTTCGAAGCATTGCATTTGCCTGGTTATCGCGGCGAAATCGCCGTGAAAATCATCAAGGAATTGACTAGCCGTTTAAGCTTTTTGGTAGATGTGGGGCTCGATTATATCAGTCTTGACCGGAGCGCCGAAACGTTATCCGGGGGTGAGGCGCAGCGTATACGGCTTGCGAGCCAGATTGGTTCAGGGCTGGTGGGCGTTATGTATATTCTGGATGAGCCTTCGATAGGACTGCATCAGCGTGATAATGAACGCTTGCTGCGAACACTGCATCATTTGCGCGATCTCGGTAATACCGTGATTGTGGTAGAGCATGATGAAGATGCCATTTTAAGTGCAGATCATATTCTGGACTTGGGGCCCGGTGCGGGCGTGCATGGCGGCCATATTGTGGCACAGGGTGAGCCTAAAGACATCATGCGTAATCCTCAATCGCTGACAGGCCAATATCTTTCCGGCAAGCGCGCGATCCAGGTGCCGGCTGAACGGACAGCGATGAATCCTGACAAACAGATCATTATACGAGGCGCGTCCGGCAATAATCTCAAGGGCATTGATGTCGCCATTCCTATTGGATTGATGACATGCATCACGGGAGTATCGGGGTCAGGCAAATCCACGCTGATTAACGATACGTTAGCGCCTGTGGCATTGCGCGCATTGAATGAGGCGGGAAGTCTGGAGCCGGCAGAGCATGATGAAATTGAAGGTCTGGAATACCTGGATAAAGTCGTCGTGATTGATCAAAGTCCCATCGGCCGTACACCGCGTTCCAATCCTGCCACTTACACGGGTCTTTTTACCGCTATTCGCGATCTTTTTGCCGGCACGCAGGAAGCGCGCTCTCGCGGCTATCATCCGGGACGTTTCAGTTTCAATGTAAAAGGCGGACGCTGCGAAGCTTGTCAGGGTGAAGGCTTGATCAAAGTGGAAATGCATTTTCTTGCGGATGTGTATGTGACGTGTGATGTTTGTCAGGGTAAACGTTATAACCGCGAGACGCTCGAAATTCTTTATAAAGGTAAAAACATTCATCAGGTGCTTGAGATGACAGTAGAAGAAGCGCGCAGTTTCTTTGATGCCATTCCCATGATTGCACGCAAATTGCAAACGCTGCTTGATGTGGGTCTCTCCTATATCGCCTTGGGGCAAAGCGCGACAACCTTGTCCGGGGGTGAGGCGCAGCGCATTAAGCTTGCGAAGGAACTCTCCCGCCGCGATACTGGGCGCACACTTTATATTCTCGATGAGCCGACCACGGGCTTGCATTTCTATGACATTGAGCAGCTTTTGCATGTACTGCATCGTTTGCGTCAGCATGGCAATACTAT
- a CDS encoding MFS transporter yields the protein MSSGKMTAIERRAVISLSSIMGLRMIGLFMVLPVFALYAQRLPGATPLKMGLAMGIYGLFQALFQIPFGALSDRFGRKPVILLGLLIFAIGSFIAGIAHSMFFLIIGRALQGAGAVGSTILAMMADLTREESRTKSMAIAGMSIGFSFSLAMLLGPLLTKWLAVNQLFLLAVLFSLCAISVLYFSVPTPVSVRWHRDAEPELKSFFKLLVFPELAKLNGGIFILHAIFTASFVVIPINLYHFAGLPANKQWLLYLPTLLAAFIISLFCVGMAERKQQLKPYFVSGIIALAIAEIALWLTPGNRLLTALGLSLFFFGFSLLEAFLPSLISRTAPADRKGTALGIYSCSQFLGIFAGGVLGGWLYGQFGFTGVYLFCTLAALFWLILALLMQPPRFLVTHMLRLPAHRWDTIAAKLQLIPGVVEIVFVAEDSTAYLKLERGAAQHPDFIRLKEQLQSNN from the coding sequence ATGTCTTCAGGTAAAATGACCGCCATTGAACGGCGAGCAGTAATCAGTCTTTCCTCTATCATGGGCTTGCGCATGATCGGCCTTTTTATGGTCTTGCCCGTTTTTGCTTTGTATGCGCAGCGGCTTCCCGGCGCTACTCCTCTTAAAATGGGGCTTGCCATGGGCATTTATGGCTTGTTTCAGGCGCTTTTTCAAATTCCTTTTGGCGCCCTGTCAGATCGTTTTGGCCGCAAGCCAGTCATCCTTCTCGGGCTTTTGATTTTTGCCATCGGCAGCTTCATCGCTGGCATAGCCCACTCCATGTTCTTTCTCATTATCGGCCGCGCCCTGCAAGGCGCAGGTGCTGTGGGGAGTACGATTTTAGCTATGATGGCGGACCTGACTCGCGAAGAAAGCCGTACCAAATCCATGGCCATTGCCGGCATGAGCATCGGCTTTTCATTTTCGCTTGCCATGTTGTTAGGCCCTCTGCTCACCAAGTGGCTAGCAGTCAATCAACTTTTCCTATTGGCCGTACTATTTAGCCTGTGCGCCATTAGCGTTCTTTATTTTTCTGTACCCACTCCCGTCAGCGTGCGCTGGCATCGGGACGCGGAACCGGAATTAAAATCTTTTTTTAAGTTATTGGTCTTCCCTGAACTGGCAAAGTTAAACGGCGGCATCTTTATTCTTCATGCCATTTTCACCGCCAGTTTTGTGGTCATTCCCATTAACCTTTACCATTTCGCCGGCTTGCCCGCGAACAAGCAGTGGCTTCTTTATTTGCCCACTCTTTTGGCCGCTTTCATTATCAGCCTCTTTTGTGTTGGCATGGCTGAACGCAAGCAACAGCTCAAACCCTATTTTGTAAGCGGCATCATTGCACTCGCCATAGCTGAAATAGCATTATGGCTCACCCCCGGTAACCGGTTGCTAACTGCCCTGGGTTTAAGCCTCTTCTTTTTTGGCTTTTCCCTGTTGGAAGCTTTTTTGCCCTCCCTGATCTCGCGCACCGCGCCCGCAGATCGCAAAGGAACTGCGCTCGGGATCTATTCATGCTCTCAATTTTTAGGTATCTTTGCAGGTGGAGTTCTTGGAGGATGGCTATACGGCCAGTTCGGCTTTACGGGTGTGTATCTATTTTGTACTCTTGCTGCTCTCTTCTGGCTCATTCTCGCCCTGCTTATGCAACCGCCGCGTTTTCTGGTCACACACATGCTGCGTTTACCAGCCCATCGCTGGGACACCATCGCAGCAAAATTGCAGCTCATTCCCGGCGTCGTAGAAATTGTATTTGTAGCGGAAGACAGTACAGCTTATCTCAAGCTGGAGCGCGGAGCGGCACAACATCCCGATTTCATTCGCCTCAAAGAACAATTACAATCGAACAATTAG
- the ssb gene encoding single-stranded DNA-binding protein, translated as MARGSVNKVILIGNLGRDPEIRYTPSGLAVANITIATSEVWKDKQSGENQERTEWHRIVLYQRLAEIVGEYLRKGSKVFIEGRLQTRKWQDKNTGQDRYTTEIVADSLQMLDSKGGNMGDTPSSYEKPAAALAAEAAPALENFDDDVPF; from the coding sequence ATGGCACGTGGTAGCGTTAATAAAGTTATTCTGATTGGCAATCTGGGACGTGATCCCGAAATACGTTATACCCCGAGCGGCCTGGCTGTTGCGAATATTACCATTGCAACTTCCGAAGTCTGGAAAGATAAACAAAGCGGTGAAAACCAGGAACGCACCGAATGGCACCGCATTGTGTTATACCAACGCCTGGCCGAAATCGTGGGCGAATATCTGCGCAAAGGATCAAAAGTCTTTATCGAAGGACGTCTGCAAACACGCAAATGGCAGGATAAAAATACCGGCCAAGATCGCTACACCACGGAAATTGTCGCCGATTCACTGCAAATGCTGGATAGCAAGGGTGGAAACATGGGTGACACCCCCTCCTCTTATGAAAAACCAGCCGCAGCGCTGGCTGCTGAGGCGGCACCTGCATTAGAGAATTTTGATGACGATGTTCCGTTCTGA
- a CDS encoding tetratricopeptide repeat protein, with amino-acid sequence MKYQSIIRYGFALAFLLSAPAVLAEQETAQAPTADLVIQKDKIYNPNALSFDSVQIYEKNFDPTQHHSVSAENQKKIDEIEIFIKKTDPNAYTKLSAADQEAFGRIAYKLGRYYLLDSRNPELALPKLELAATLLKKKQDKAWSYNYLAFAYEQKYAISDEDADKTKALDYSNKVISSLYPKAKNREVAFAYYVNGLVQKDAADYDQAKNSFETAITIYEALPEGKDDHLAVAKNSLADTLLIQDGHDQEALALLQQVDSYWKSKGNNQQNPHAAQNLLSLGEAYLKIGDSKTASDQIKKAIQIMQNVYGSQSPLLIEPYELLSSAYIKLGDQKLASVYERKANALSKS; translated from the coding sequence ATGAAATATCAGTCAATTATACGTTATGGGTTTGCGCTAGCTTTTTTATTAAGCGCACCTGCAGTACTGGCTGAACAAGAAACAGCCCAAGCGCCTACCGCAGACCTGGTTATTCAGAAAGATAAAATATATAACCCAAACGCACTCAGCTTTGACAGCGTGCAAATCTATGAAAAAAATTTTGACCCGACCCAACATCATTCCGTCAGCGCGGAAAATCAAAAAAAGATAGATGAAATTGAAATCTTCATTAAAAAAACCGACCCCAACGCTTATACCAAATTAAGCGCCGCCGATCAGGAAGCTTTCGGCCGCATTGCTTATAAACTAGGACGTTACTATCTACTCGATTCCCGCAATCCGGAGCTTGCATTGCCAAAACTGGAACTGGCGGCAACCCTGCTGAAAAAAAAGCAGGACAAGGCATGGAGCTATAACTACCTTGCCTTTGCTTATGAACAGAAATATGCAATCAGTGATGAAGACGCTGATAAAACCAAAGCGCTCGATTACAGCAACAAAGTTATTTCCTCGCTTTATCCCAAGGCAAAAAACAGGGAAGTGGCATTTGCTTATTACGTAAACGGCCTGGTGCAGAAAGATGCGGCTGATTACGATCAAGCTAAAAACAGCTTTGAAACTGCTATTACGATTTATGAAGCTCTCCCCGAAGGGAAGGATGACCATCTAGCAGTGGCTAAAAACAGCCTGGCTGACACGCTCCTGATACAAGATGGACACGATCAGGAAGCGCTTGCCCTGCTACAGCAAGTCGACAGTTATTGGAAATCAAAGGGTAATAACCAGCAAAATCCCCATGCAGCACAGAATTTACTGTCATTGGGTGAGGCTTATTTGAAGATAGGCGATTCAAAAACTGCCAGCGACCAAATCAAGAAAGCCATCCAGATTATGCAAAACGTGTATGGCAGTCAGAGTCCGCTGCTGATAGAACCTTATGAGCTTTTATCCAGTGCCTATATAAAACTTGGCGATCAGAAGCTTGCCAGTGTTTACGAGCGTAAAGCGAATGCACTAAGCAAAAGCTGA
- a CDS encoding 2'-5' RNA ligase family protein, translating into MSRYNLALLPAKQTIQFIQLAKTFRDNAAIDYILGEHSLPHITLAQFRTDDWLLLEKLWQQLMEQLRLNEFKELALQLKGLDLYQDPQNKDAVWLQLLPQYDPVLYNLHNAAVSILHQNNLFPLNKSADLYEPHLTLIHTTNLAYIDRYKEYQMNIADIFYPALGESDEAGQFVRVIKQFG; encoded by the coding sequence ATGTCTCGTTATAATCTTGCACTGCTACCGGCAAAGCAGACAATTCAATTTATCCAGCTTGCGAAAACATTTCGTGATAACGCTGCTATTGACTATATCCTGGGTGAGCATTCTCTCCCGCATATTACTTTGGCCCAATTCAGAACTGATGATTGGCTACTACTGGAGAAACTATGGCAACAGCTGATGGAGCAATTAAGGTTAAATGAGTTTAAGGAATTGGCCTTGCAGTTGAAGGGGCTCGATCTTTATCAGGACCCGCAAAATAAAGACGCTGTCTGGTTGCAATTACTCCCCCAATACGATCCCGTTCTTTATAACCTGCATAATGCAGCGGTGAGCATCCTGCATCAGAACAATCTCTTCCCACTCAATAAATCAGCTGATCTCTATGAGCCTCACTTGACGCTTATTCATACGACAAATCTTGCCTACATTGACCGCTATAAAGAATATCAAATGAATATAGCTGATATTTTTTATCCTGCACTGGGCGAATCGGATGAAGCAGGTCAGTTTGTTCGAGTGATTAAACAGTTTGGTTGA
- a CDS encoding glycoside hydrolase family 3 protein codes for MNKKRWVLFFLGSCLMAILSSAVFANEPTLKEKIGQMLLIGFKGMTLQEDDPVVQAILAQQIGGVILYDYDFKTKTYEHNIKNPEQVKHLTKQLQDYTREAASRHGNDFYPLLISIDYEGGKVNRLKENYGFPKTLSAAEIAQLSYEEAGRYAQQMAATLREAGINLNFAPVVDVNVNPESPAIGKLGRSFSADPQKVIDYAGLFAKTYRQNGILCSYKHFPGHGSANGDTHLGFVDVTQTWKESELDPYKTLLNQGDGCQIVMTAHVVHYGLDSKGYPASISSSITNDLLRGGLRFDGVVITDDMQMKAIADNYGLAEAIRLAINAGADILVFANQLSDTPQDPKALVDMIYDDVMTGKIRANRIDEAYKRIMKLKKQLGGK; via the coding sequence ATGAACAAGAAACGCTGGGTATTATTTTTTTTAGGAAGCTGTCTGATGGCAATACTCTCTTCGGCGGTATTTGCAAATGAACCGACGCTTAAAGAAAAAATAGGTCAAATGCTGCTAATCGGTTTCAAAGGCATGACTTTGCAGGAGGATGACCCGGTTGTACAAGCCATTTTGGCGCAACAAATCGGCGGCGTCATTCTTTACGATTATGATTTCAAGACGAAAACCTATGAGCATAATATTAAAAACCCTGAGCAGGTGAAACACCTGACAAAACAATTGCAGGATTATACACGGGAGGCGGCGAGCCGGCATGGCAATGATTTCTATCCGTTGCTCATTAGTATTGATTATGAAGGCGGAAAGGTTAATCGGCTGAAAGAAAATTATGGCTTTCCTAAAACCCTGTCTGCAGCCGAGATCGCGCAGCTCTCGTATGAAGAAGCCGGGCGGTATGCACAGCAGATGGCAGCTACTTTGCGAGAAGCGGGCATCAATTTGAATTTCGCACCTGTTGTGGATGTGAATGTGAATCCGGAGAGCCCGGCGATAGGCAAGCTGGGGCGGAGTTTTTCTGCAGATCCGCAAAAAGTCATCGATTACGCCGGATTATTTGCAAAAACCTATAGACAGAATGGAATTCTCTGCTCCTATAAACATTTTCCAGGTCATGGCAGTGCAAATGGAGACACGCATCTGGGTTTTGTGGACGTGACGCAAACCTGGAAAGAATCTGAATTGGATCCTTACAAGACTTTGTTGAATCAAGGCGATGGTTGCCAGATAGTGATGACAGCACATGTGGTTCATTATGGTTTAGACAGCAAAGGATATCCTGCGAGCATTTCTTCCTCCATTACGAATGATCTCCTGCGGGGTGGTTTGCGTTTTGACGGCGTGGTGATAACAGATGATATGCAGATGAAGGCCATTGCAGATAATTACGGCCTTGCGGAAGCGATACGTCTTGCGATTAACGCAGGCGCCGATATATTAGTATTTGCCAATCAGCTGTCAGACACACCGCAAGATCCCAAGGCATTGGTTGATATGATCTATGACGACGTGATGACAGGAAAAATCCGCGCAAACCGTATTGATGAAGCTTATAAACGGATTATGAAACTGAAGAAGCAGTTAGGTGGGAAGTAG
- a CDS encoding YbhB/YbcL family Raf kinase inhibitor-like protein encodes MRLTSSVFEHEAYIPKKYTCDGQNVNPPLHIEDVPAGCKSLVLIMDDPDVPRSLRQDGMWDHWVVFNIPPETREIAEAHEPLGTHGRGTGGKAKYEGPCPPDKEHRYFFKLYALDTLLSLPENSTKQAVEKAIEGHVLAKAELMGRYDRS; translated from the coding sequence ATGCGACTAACCAGTTCCGTTTTCGAGCATGAAGCTTATATTCCAAAAAAATACACTTGTGATGGGCAAAATGTGAATCCTCCCCTCCACATTGAAGATGTACCTGCCGGCTGCAAGAGTCTTGTGTTGATAATGGATGACCCGGACGTGCCGCGTTCTCTGCGTCAAGATGGCATGTGGGACCATTGGGTAGTCTTTAATATTCCGCCTGAAACGCGAGAGATTGCCGAAGCCCATGAACCGCTCGGCACGCACGGACGCGGCACCGGCGGCAAGGCAAAATATGAAGGCCCCTGCCCGCCTGATAAGGAACACCGCTATTTTTTCAAACTCTATGCTCTGGATACCCTGTTGTCCCTACCTGAAAATTCAACTAAACAAGCCGTAGAAAAGGCGATAGAAGGCCATGTGCTTGCAAAAGCGGAATTGATGGGACGATATGACCGTTCCTAA
- a CDS encoding biotin--[acetyl-CoA-carboxylase] ligase gives MYLLLVFLFNGHYHTRQFNLTQIKMNTHIEWLDKIKIEAEISPANRARLSRLEVIESIDSTNTYLLKQAKTYPESGFVCLAEEQTQGRGRQGKQWFSPRGASIFCSLLWRFPSAHTDIAHLSLAVGVMLLKALARYGVGSGLRLKWPNDVYFMQRKLAGILIEGLPSHESTYPVVIGFGLNVRLPMDNPFAQSSIDITEIVQGQVERNKLAGLLINELLGELPHYAEKGFAAFLPDWNRYDMLRNKWVVIRSGEHEITGIAQGVNERGELIMRDQYGKIHAFRCGEVSVRLS, from the coding sequence ATGTATTTGCTGCTCGTTTTTTTATTTAACGGCCATTATCATACTCGTCAATTCAATCTAACACAGATAAAAATGAACACGCACATCGAATGGCTGGACAAAATAAAAATTGAGGCAGAAATAAGCCCGGCTAACCGGGCACGGTTGTCCCGATTAGAAGTAATTGAGTCAATTGATTCAACGAATACTTATCTGCTGAAGCAAGCCAAAACGTATCCTGAATCGGGCTTTGTCTGTTTGGCGGAAGAGCAAACGCAGGGTCGCGGCCGGCAGGGCAAGCAATGGTTTTCGCCGCGAGGGGCCAGTATTTTTTGTTCACTGTTATGGCGCTTCCCCTCAGCTCATACGGATATTGCCCATTTAAGTCTGGCGGTGGGTGTGATGCTGCTGAAAGCGCTGGCACGTTATGGCGTAGGCAGCGGTCTCAGGTTGAAGTGGCCAAATGATGTTTATTTTATGCAGCGTAAATTGGCGGGCATCCTCATTGAAGGCTTGCCTTCGCATGAAAGTACTTATCCGGTGGTGATTGGTTTCGGATTAAACGTGCGCTTGCCGATGGATAATCCTTTTGCGCAAAGTTCTATTGATATAACTGAAATTGTTCAAGGTCAGGTAGAGCGAAATAAGCTGGCAGGGCTTTTAATTAATGAGTTGTTAGGCGAGTTGCCGCATTATGCTGAAAAAGGATTTGCCGCCTTTCTTCCTGACTGGAATCGTTATGATATGCTGCGCAATAAATGGGTAGTCATACGCAGCGGCGAGCACGAAATCACGGGCATAGCGCAAGGGGTCAACGAACGCGGTGAACTCATCATGCGAGATCAGTACGGTAAAATACATGCTTTTCGCTGTGGCGAAGTCAGTGTGCGCTTGTCCTAG
- a CDS encoding cysteine hydrolase family protein, whose protein sequence is MNTALLLLEIQNDYFPNGRIPLEKSLEASAKAQSILHAYREKKMQIVHVQHISTHPDATYFLPCTKGAEFHSSVQPSKGEMIVKKHYPNSFKDTSLLNYLIKNQINHLVICGMMTHMTVDATVRAAYDLGFTCTVLHDACAARQLEFNHNVITAQNVHYAFLAAFQPSYATVLSSDDFLQKAGARIPIAS, encoded by the coding sequence ATGAATACTGCACTCTTGTTGCTAGAAATTCAAAATGACTATTTTCCAAATGGAAGGATACCTTTAGAAAAAAGCCTTGAAGCCAGTGCGAAAGCACAATCCATACTGCATGCCTACCGGGAAAAAAAGATGCAAATAGTGCATGTGCAGCATATTTCAACGCATCCTGATGCTACTTATTTCCTGCCTTGTACCAAAGGCGCTGAATTTCATTCCAGCGTGCAGCCATCCAAAGGTGAAATGATCGTCAAAAAACATTATCCCAACAGCTTCAAAGATACTTCGCTTCTCAATTACCTTATTAAAAACCAGATCAACCACCTCGTTATCTGTGGCATGATGACCCACATGACAGTCGATGCCACCGTACGCGCTGCTTATGACCTCGGTTTCACCTGCACTGTCCTGCACGATGCCTGCGCCGCACGTCAGCTTGAATTTAATCATAATGTCATTACTGCCCAGAATGTGCATTATGCCTTTCTGGCCGCTTTCCAACCCAGCTATGCCACCGTGCTTTCCTCTGATGATTTTCTGCAAAAAGCCGGGGCACGGATTCCGATCGCCTCATAA
- the hutG gene encoding formimidoylglutamase yields the protein MNWESRYLPPDPTIWQGRVDIPDDSCFYQHIQPLNLLTQKLEKASALTFAIVGFKCDEGVARDLGRTGAFEGPTAIRHRLAKLPVQNTEIICYDAGNIICTDHDLEASQQALADMVAMLLEHNIRPIIIGGGHELAWGHYQGISKVYPATKRLGIISFDAHFDLNPLQPSHRGSATTSFFQIAEAHQAEKRHFDYNCIGIQHVGNIRQSFDIAKQYKVKLILADEMHQGLQEKCIDFVDRVIDENDIVYMSISLDVFSPAFAPGVSTIQPLGLNPWHVIPIIRQAANSGKMISYDIAEHVPRYDIDHRTAKLAATLIYEIIHHHSKHPRIW from the coding sequence ATGAATTGGGAATCCCGCTATTTACCGCCTGACCCGACAATATGGCAGGGACGTGTTGATATTCCGGATGATTCCTGTTTTTACCAGCACATACAACCGCTTAACCTCTTGACGCAGAAACTGGAAAAAGCTTCTGCGTTAACGTTTGCTATTGTCGGGTTCAAGTGTGATGAAGGGGTTGCACGCGATCTGGGACGCACTGGCGCCTTTGAAGGGCCAACCGCCATTCGACACCGCCTGGCAAAATTGCCGGTGCAGAACACTGAGATTATCTGCTACGATGCTGGCAATATCATTTGCACCGACCATGACCTGGAAGCAAGCCAGCAAGCACTAGCCGACATGGTGGCCATGCTATTGGAACATAACATACGCCCCATCATCATCGGCGGTGGCCATGAACTCGCATGGGGCCACTATCAGGGAATCAGCAAAGTCTACCCTGCGACCAAACGCCTGGGAATTATCAGCTTTGACGCCCATTTCGACTTAAACCCTCTTCAACCCAGTCATCGCGGCAGCGCCACCACTTCTTTTTTCCAGATTGCCGAAGCACACCAGGCTGAAAAACGCCACTTTGACTATAACTGTATCGGCATACAGCACGTGGGCAACATCAGACAATCCTTTGACATTGCCAAACAATACAAGGTCAAACTGATTCTGGCCGATGAAATGCACCAGGGCTTGCAAGAGAAATGCATAGACTTTGTTGATCGTGTCATTGATGAAAATGACATCGTCTATATGAGCATCTCGCTGGATGTATTTTCACCCGCCTTCGCACCCGGTGTCAGCACGATTCAACCCTTAGGCTTAAATCCCTGGCATGTGATTCCCATTATTCGCCAGGCAGCCAATTCCGGCAAAATGATCAGTTATGATATTGCCGAGCATGTACCGCGCTATGATATTGATCATCGCACGGCGAAACTGGCCGCTACGCTGATTTACGAAATTATTCATCACCACAGCAAACATCCTCGAATATGGTAA